A genomic stretch from Nocardia wallacei includes:
- a CDS encoding TolB family protein has protein sequence MSRIGRSGARIVSAGGRRLWAVSVAVVTAVLVSGCAKEAGPPPHPARIAFADDWQSVFVMNPDGTGVVRIGAGSDPSFSPDGSKIAFTRADTLWLMNADGSEARQLLSDGFYNSEPVFTRDGSAIVFTSNRGGKNRSEIYETDLEGRRVRQLIDEAVGHPALSRDGTEILFTRFVRDAQGNGGAEVWAMYRDGGNPHRLTDPKLVAQSPSWGAGTVS, from the coding sequence ATGTCACGTATCGGACGTTCGGGTGCTCGAATCGTTTCGGCCGGGGGCCGGCGGTTGTGGGCCGTGTCGGTGGCCGTCGTCACGGCCGTGCTGGTCTCCGGCTGCGCGAAGGAAGCGGGACCGCCCCCGCATCCCGCGCGAATCGCGTTCGCCGACGACTGGCAGTCGGTGTTCGTGATGAATCCCGATGGGACCGGCGTTGTCCGGATCGGGGCGGGCAGTGATCCGAGTTTCTCGCCGGACGGTTCGAAGATCGCGTTCACCCGGGCGGACACGCTTTGGCTGATGAACGCGGACGGGTCCGAGGCCCGGCAGTTGCTGTCGGACGGTTTCTACAACTCCGAGCCGGTATTCACCCGCGACGGCAGTGCGATCGTGTTCACCAGTAACCGCGGGGGCAAGAACCGGTCCGAGATCTACGAGACCGACCTCGAGGGCCGCCGGGTACGTCAGCTCATCGACGAGGCGGTGGGCCACCCGGCCCTGTCCCGAGACGGCACCGAGATCCTCTTCACCAGGTTCGTCCGTGATGCGCAGGGCAACGGCGGAGCCGAGGTCTGGGCGATGTACCGCGACGGCGGCAACCCGCACCGCCTCACCGACCCGAAACTGGTTGCCCAGAGCCCGAGTTGGGGCGCGGGCACGGTTTCGTGA